The proteins below are encoded in one region of Fibrella aestuarina BUZ 2:
- a CDS encoding APC family permease, with protein sequence METATKPVNEFVARLGLLDATMIVAGSMIGSGIFIVAAEVTRSVGGAGWMLAMWLLAGLVTVIAAVSYGELAAMFPRAGGQYVYLREAYNPLVGFLYGWSFFAVIQTGTIAAVGVAFAKFTAYLIPAFSDTNFLLDLGFFRLSAAQLVSIFVIVLLTYVNSRGVKEGAALQTFLTIVKLLSLFGLIICGFIWGAKADVWNANWQNAWHLASLTKNGDALSYTTLSALGAFGAIAIAMKGTLFSSDSWHSITSIAGEVKRPERNIGLSLVLGTLVVTVIYVLTNLMYLAVVPLNDIAFAPSDRVGVVAADYIFGNSGTIIIALMVMISTFGCNNGLILSGARVYYIMAKDGLFFRKAGQLNQNDVPGYSLWMQCLWASVLCLTGEYNNLLALVIFGVLIFYILTILGIYRLRRLQPDLPRPYKAPGYPYLPAVYVVIALALAVLLLFFETKYTLPGLGIILAGIPIYYWLIRQPD encoded by the coding sequence ATGGAAACAGCCACCAAACCTGTTAACGAGTTCGTAGCCCGGCTGGGCCTGCTCGACGCGACGATGATTGTGGCCGGTTCCATGATTGGGTCGGGGATCTTTATCGTCGCGGCCGAAGTGACCCGCAGCGTGGGCGGGGCGGGCTGGATGCTTGCCATGTGGCTGCTGGCGGGGTTGGTGACGGTCATTGCCGCCGTGAGTTATGGCGAACTGGCGGCCATGTTTCCCCGCGCGGGTGGTCAGTACGTCTACCTGCGCGAGGCCTACAACCCGCTGGTCGGGTTTCTGTATGGCTGGTCGTTTTTTGCCGTCATCCAGACCGGCACCATCGCGGCCGTGGGCGTGGCCTTTGCCAAATTCACGGCCTACCTCATTCCCGCCTTCAGCGACACCAATTTCCTGCTCGATTTGGGCTTCTTCCGGCTGTCGGCGGCGCAGCTGGTGTCGATTTTCGTGATCGTGCTGCTCACCTACGTCAACAGCCGGGGCGTGAAAGAGGGTGCGGCGCTGCAAACGTTTCTCACGATCGTGAAGTTGCTGTCGCTCTTTGGTCTCATCATCTGCGGGTTTATCTGGGGCGCGAAGGCCGACGTCTGGAACGCCAACTGGCAAAACGCCTGGCACCTGGCCAGCCTGACCAAAAACGGGGACGCCCTTTCCTACACCACCTTATCTGCCCTGGGGGCGTTCGGCGCCATTGCCATCGCCATGAAAGGCACGCTGTTTTCGAGCGACTCGTGGCACAGCATCACCTCGATTGCCGGGGAGGTAAAACGGCCCGAACGCAACATCGGCCTCAGCCTTGTGCTGGGTACGTTGGTCGTGACGGTCATCTACGTGCTGACCAACCTGATGTACCTCGCCGTGGTGCCGCTCAACGACATCGCCTTTGCGCCGAGTGACCGAGTGGGCGTGGTGGCGGCCGACTACATCTTTGGCAACAGCGGCACCATCATCATCGCGCTCATGGTCATGATTTCAACCTTCGGCTGCAACAACGGGCTGATTCTGTCGGGCGCTCGGGTGTATTACATCATGGCCAAAGACGGGCTGTTTTTCCGGAAAGCAGGGCAACTCAACCAAAACGACGTACCTGGCTATAGCCTCTGGATGCAGTGCCTGTGGGCCAGCGTGTTGTGCCTCACCGGCGAATACAACAACTTGCTGGCACTGGTCATTTTTGGCGTATTGATTTTCTACATCCTGACTATTCTGGGCATCTACCGCCTGCGTCGGCTCCAACCCGATTTACCCCGGCCCTACAAAGCGCCCGGTTACCCCTATTTGCCCGCCGTGTATGTGGTGATCGCCCTCGCGCTGGCGGTATTGCTGTTGTTTTTCGAAACCAAGTATACCCTGCCGGGACTGGGCATTATCCTGGCCGGTATACCCATCTATTACTGGCTCATCCGGCAACCAGACTAA
- a CDS encoding S9 family peptidase translates to MKPRIDLRLRIKPGRSWAFILLLAGSEMLAQGTASDYKRSEALKEKLRDKLYNAPTAINWLPKSNRFWYLTRTRKGSEFIVVDAAKRTRQPAFDAQQVAQKLAEATGKTLDPYKLPFNTITFGKDDESVEFVAEGSVWQYGPGSVAFRKKGPFTAEVNDRRYWGEGRDETAKRTVTSPDSNWTAYVKNYNVYIKSRQTGAESQLSFDGSAGDYYANSIQWAPDSKKLVATKLRPAEKHLIHFVRSSPTDQLQPRLENREYLKPGDALPARRPQLFLVESKQHLPVSDALFNQQFSLSNLNWRADSRAFTVEYNQRGHQLYRVLEVNASTGAVRTLIEEQSKTFIDYSGKRFRYDVADGKELVWASERDGWNHLYLYDGPSGLVKKQITKGEWVVREVVHVDEPTRTILFAASGKQPGQDPYLIQYYRVKFDGTDLTALTAENANHVARFSPDFQYFTDTYSRVDLPPTTVLRSAKDGSVLMELEKADLTDWQQAGWKAPEVFTAKGRDGKTDIWGVIIRPTNFDSTRTYPVIENIYAGPHGSFVPKTFMANAFAMHELAELGFVVVQIDGMGTSNRSKAFHDVCWKNLKDAGFPDRILWLQAAARKYPSLDLNHVGIYGTSAGGQSAAGALLFHPDFYKVGVSSCGCHDNRMDKMWWNEQWMGYPIGPHYAECSNVTNAHKLQGKLMLLVGEVDDNVDPASTMQVADALIKAQKDFELVVLPGVGHSSGGDFGERKRRDFFVRHLLGVNPPAWPAPAPAAP, encoded by the coding sequence ATGAAACCACGCATCGACCTACGTTTACGCATTAAACCAGGCCGTAGTTGGGCCTTTATCTTGCTGCTAGCCGGTAGCGAAATGCTGGCACAGGGCACCGCCAGTGATTACAAACGCAGTGAGGCCCTGAAGGAAAAACTGCGCGACAAACTCTACAACGCCCCGACGGCCATCAACTGGCTACCCAAAAGCAACCGGTTCTGGTATCTGACCCGCACCCGCAAAGGAAGCGAGTTTATCGTCGTCGACGCCGCCAAACGGACCCGGCAACCCGCTTTCGACGCGCAGCAGGTCGCGCAGAAACTAGCCGAAGCCACCGGTAAAACGCTCGACCCCTACAAACTTCCGTTCAACACCATCACCTTCGGTAAAGACGACGAAAGCGTCGAGTTTGTGGCCGAAGGGTCGGTCTGGCAATATGGGCCGGGATCGGTGGCGTTTCGGAAGAAAGGGCCCTTTACGGCCGAAGTAAACGACCGCCGCTATTGGGGCGAAGGCCGCGACGAAACCGCCAAACGAACGGTTACGTCGCCCGACAGCAACTGGACCGCCTACGTCAAAAACTACAACGTATACATCAAATCCCGGCAAACGGGTGCCGAGAGCCAGCTGAGTTTCGACGGGTCGGCGGGCGATTACTACGCCAACAGCATCCAGTGGGCACCCGACTCGAAAAAGCTGGTCGCCACCAAACTGCGCCCCGCCGAAAAGCACCTGATTCACTTCGTCCGCTCGTCGCCGACCGATCAGTTGCAGCCCCGCCTCGAAAACCGCGAGTACCTCAAGCCCGGCGATGCGTTGCCCGCGCGGCGGCCACAACTCTTTCTGGTTGAGAGCAAACAGCACCTTCCGGTGTCCGACGCGCTGTTTAACCAGCAGTTCAGCCTCTCGAACCTGAACTGGCGGGCCGATAGCCGCGCCTTCACGGTTGAATACAACCAACGGGGGCATCAGCTGTACCGCGTGCTGGAAGTAAACGCCAGTACGGGCGCCGTCAGGACGTTGATCGAGGAACAGAGCAAAACCTTTATCGACTACAGCGGCAAGCGGTTCCGCTACGACGTGGCCGACGGCAAGGAGCTGGTCTGGGCGTCGGAACGTGACGGCTGGAACCACCTGTACCTCTATGACGGCCCATCGGGCCTGGTGAAAAAACAGATCACCAAAGGCGAGTGGGTGGTACGCGAGGTAGTGCACGTCGATGAGCCCACCCGCACGATTCTGTTTGCGGCGAGTGGCAAACAGCCGGGGCAGGACCCGTATTTGATTCAGTATTATCGCGTTAAGTTCGACGGGACGGACCTCACCGCGCTGACGGCAGAGAACGCCAACCACGTCGCGCGCTTTTCGCCTGATTTTCAGTATTTTACTGACACCTACTCGCGCGTCGACCTGCCGCCGACGACCGTGCTGCGTAGCGCCAAAGACGGGTCGGTGCTGATGGAGCTGGAAAAAGCCGACCTCACCGACTGGCAGCAGGCGGGCTGGAAAGCACCCGAGGTGTTTACGGCCAAAGGACGCGACGGTAAGACCGACATCTGGGGCGTCATCATCCGGCCCACCAATTTCGATTCGACCCGAACGTACCCCGTCATTGAAAACATCTACGCCGGACCGCACGGGTCGTTTGTTCCCAAGACGTTCATGGCCAACGCCTTTGCCATGCACGAACTGGCCGAACTGGGCTTTGTGGTCGTGCAGATCGATGGCATGGGTACGTCGAACCGCTCGAAAGCCTTCCACGACGTGTGCTGGAAAAACCTGAAAGACGCGGGCTTCCCCGACCGGATCCTATGGCTACAGGCCGCCGCCCGGAAATACCCCTCGCTCGACCTGAACCATGTGGGCATCTACGGGACGTCGGCGGGTGGGCAGAGCGCGGCCGGGGCCTTGCTTTTCCACCCCGACTTTTACAAAGTGGGGGTTTCGTCGTGCGGGTGCCACGACAACCGCATGGACAAGATGTGGTGGAACGAGCAGTGGATGGGCTACCCCATCGGCCCCCACTATGCCGAATGCTCGAACGTCACGAACGCCCACAAACTACAGGGGAAACTGATGCTGCTGGTGGGCGAAGTCGATGATAACGTCGACCCCGCCTCGACCATGCAGGTGGCCGATGCGCTCATCAAAGCCCAGAAAGATTTTGAGCTGGTGGTGCTGCCGGGGGTTGGTCACTCGTCGGGAGGAGACTTCGGCGAGCGCAAACGTCGCGACTTTTTCGTCCGCCATCTCCTGGGCGTCAACCCGCCTGCCTGGCCCGCCCCGGCTCCCGCCGCACCCTAG
- a CDS encoding DUF885 family protein has product MRTPYAFTTLLCFVLVFADGLPSRAQSRTNPLADVNPQSSDVHHLLTQYYADWGSLSRFYTVAGSPERRVRFQQFHTDYLNRLEQLDFNRMTTDSRVDYLLFRRDLQQQLGKLAAEATEREQINAWFPFADSVYAVEKRRRRGHVLNPQQFAQNLTNMSQQIGQLQSALSKETNLNPALLMRAISTAEGLQSGLKSVYTFYNHYEPGFSWWIPQPYQKTDSLLTAYTAFFRKKSRDAAPVKDDGSGITGVAVGRDELLRQLQVELIPYSPEELIEIANKEFAWCDRELLKASREMGFGDNWKAAQEKVKNSYVPEGRQPELILRLLNESVAFLKAKNLITIPPIAEETWRMSMMSPERQLVNPFFLGGEVIQISYPTEGMKHPDKLMSMRGNNPHFSRATVHHELIAGHHLQGFMNNRYKIYRNFDTPFWTEGWALYWEMLLWDQGFPQSPEDRIGMLFWRMHRCARIIFSLNYHLGKWGPQQCIDFLVDRVGHERANAEGEVRRSFIGGYPPLYQLAYMTGGFQFLALKKELVDSGRMTHKQFHDAVLQINAMPVEMIRAILTNQKLPKDFKTSWRFYDLKP; this is encoded by the coding sequence ATGCGAACCCCCTACGCCTTCACGACACTGCTTTGTTTTGTTCTGGTATTCGCGGATGGGCTTCCGAGCCGGGCGCAGTCACGAACGAATCCACTGGCTGATGTTAATCCGCAGAGCAGCGATGTGCATCATTTGCTGACGCAGTACTACGCCGATTGGGGCAGTCTGAGCCGGTTTTACACCGTAGCGGGGTCGCCCGAGCGCCGGGTACGTTTCCAGCAATTTCATACCGACTACCTCAACCGGCTGGAACAGCTCGATTTCAACCGCATGACCACCGACAGCCGGGTCGACTACCTCTTGTTTCGGCGCGATCTACAGCAGCAGTTAGGCAAGCTCGCGGCGGAAGCAACCGAGCGGGAGCAGATCAACGCCTGGTTTCCCTTTGCCGATTCGGTTTACGCGGTGGAAAAGCGGCGGCGGCGCGGGCATGTGCTCAACCCGCAGCAATTCGCCCAGAACCTGACGAACATGAGTCAGCAGATCGGTCAGTTGCAAAGCGCACTATCGAAAGAAACCAACCTGAACCCGGCCCTGTTGATGCGCGCCATCTCGACTGCCGAGGGGTTGCAGTCGGGGCTTAAAAGCGTGTATACCTTTTACAACCACTACGAGCCCGGGTTTTCGTGGTGGATTCCGCAGCCTTACCAGAAAACCGACAGCCTGCTGACGGCCTACACTGCCTTTTTCCGCAAGAAAAGCCGTGACGCCGCCCCGGTCAAGGATGATGGCAGCGGCATTACGGGCGTGGCCGTTGGGCGCGACGAACTGCTGCGGCAGTTGCAGGTCGAACTGATTCCGTACTCGCCCGAGGAGTTGATCGAGATCGCCAACAAGGAGTTTGCCTGGTGCGACCGCGAGCTGTTGAAGGCATCACGCGAGATGGGTTTCGGCGACAACTGGAAGGCGGCGCAGGAAAAAGTCAAAAACAGCTACGTACCTGAGGGCCGTCAGCCCGAGTTAATCCTGCGGCTGTTGAACGAGTCGGTCGCGTTTTTGAAAGCCAAAAACCTGATCACCATCCCGCCCATTGCCGAAGAAACCTGGCGCATGAGCATGATGTCGCCCGAGCGGCAGCTGGTTAACCCCTTCTTTCTGGGTGGCGAGGTGATCCAGATTTCGTACCCCACCGAGGGCATGAAACACCCCGACAAGCTGATGAGTATGCGCGGCAACAACCCCCATTTTTCGCGGGCGACCGTGCACCACGAACTCATTGCGGGCCACCATTTGCAGGGGTTCATGAACAACCGCTATAAGATCTACCGCAATTTCGACACCCCCTTCTGGACCGAAGGCTGGGCACTCTACTGGGAAATGCTCCTCTGGGATCAGGGGTTTCCGCAGTCACCCGAAGACCGCATCGGGATGCTGTTCTGGCGAATGCACCGCTGCGCTCGGATCATCTTTTCGCTCAATTATCACCTGGGCAAGTGGGGCCCGCAGCAGTGCATCGACTTCCTCGTCGACCGGGTTGGGCACGAGCGGGCCAATGCCGAGGGGGAAGTGCGGCGGTCGTTCATCGGGGGGTACCCGCCGCTGTATCAGCTGGCGTACATGACGGGCGGGTTTCAGTTTCTGGCCCTCAAAAAGGAACTCGTCGACAGTGGCCGCATGACCCACAAGCAGTTTCATGACGCCGTACTACAGATCAACGCCATGCCGGTGGAGATGATCCGCGCCATTCTGACCAACCAGAAGCTGCCCAAAGACTTTAAAACGTCGTGGCGGTTCTACGATCTGAAACCCTAG
- a CDS encoding SusC/RagA family TonB-linked outer membrane protein — protein sequence MVRSLLMSILMVCSFWDPCWAQERTLKGRVTAAEDGSPIPGASVVLKGTTKGANTDVDGAYSIAIPASGGTLVVSFVGTVTQEVEIGNRTQVNITLAADTKSLQEVVVTAQGIVREKKALGYAVTTLDNKLLEDRPQADVGRVLQGKIPGVNITATSGVSGTGTSINIRGFSSITGSTQPLFVVDGVPFNSSTNSRDGFTGGGQSASSRFLDLDPNNIENISVLKGLAATVTYGDQGRNGVILVTTKNGSKKARPTEITLTQSVFANTANLPTYQNDYVGGFQQNLGYFFSNFGPTLAEAAAYPSQNTNTALTNHPYAFLTNAALRSAMAPYVASVSPYKMQVFPDNVKDFFRTGLISNSSINLSGGSERVGYNLSVGYNNEQGYIPENGLKRLNIGAGIRAQLTKKLSISTSFNYANTDQYSPPLNAGQGNNSLGGFPSVLANVLFTPRQVDLMNWPYENPVDGGTVYFRSGNDIPNPRWILANYKTTGVVNRFFTTTNLTYDIARDLVLLYKVGLDTYTENQEYKFNKGGVDFVNGFYNTYDIKNTIWDNSVILSYTKPLADRFTLSGRIGGNMRNDRSGSIFVTSQNQLARNLFRHSNFIDNVASNGEVEQTRIGVFGELTADINDYLFLNLAARNDWTSTVEIANRQIFYPSASVSFVPTSAISSLQGNSVLSFLKVRAGIGTSAGFPNPYSTRNVLNQSARGWLNSSGATVQTHSVDNTLGNPNLKPELHTEIELGLEGRLFNNRLSFDITGYQRTTRDLITRTPLDASTGYTATTINIGKIRNEGIEVSLSGTAIKRNGFSWDVTGVFSRNVPKVLDLGGTLQEVQIAGFGGTLGNYAVVGQPFNVIKGTGFRRNDQGQYLIDGQGYLLATTSPVVLGNPNPAFTSSLINEFRYKNFSLNVMIAYRHGGVMYSSTAGALLGRGLVNTANGNLGGNDRSQTIVLPGVKNSDGTPNDIQVTASDFYFNNYYFFGDEGRMFDGSTIRLQEVSLSYQLPKTLLSKMAIKGASLTFFGNNLWYRALYFPKELNFDTDNLGLGVGTGIGFEFLTGPSARRLGGTLKITF from the coding sequence ATGGTAAGAAGTCTACTGATGAGTATACTCATGGTATGCTCATTCTGGGATCCCTGCTGGGCTCAGGAACGAACCCTTAAAGGAAGGGTTACAGCCGCCGAAGACGGAAGCCCGATCCCGGGCGCTTCGGTTGTCTTAAAAGGTACCACGAAAGGCGCCAACACCGACGTTGATGGGGCCTACTCGATTGCCATACCGGCGAGTGGTGGCACACTGGTTGTCAGTTTTGTGGGGACAGTTACCCAGGAAGTGGAGATTGGCAACCGCACCCAGGTGAACATTACGCTGGCTGCCGACACCAAGAGCCTTCAGGAAGTGGTCGTGACCGCTCAGGGCATTGTCCGCGAGAAGAAAGCGCTGGGTTACGCCGTCACCACGTTGGATAACAAGCTGCTGGAAGACCGACCACAAGCCGATGTGGGCCGGGTCCTGCAGGGCAAAATTCCGGGGGTTAACATTACGGCTACATCGGGGGTTTCGGGCACGGGAACGAGTATCAACATCCGCGGTTTTTCGTCGATTACGGGCTCAACCCAACCGTTGTTTGTCGTCGATGGCGTGCCGTTCAATTCCAGTACCAACTCCCGCGATGGGTTTACGGGCGGGGGCCAATCAGCCTCCAGCCGATTTCTGGACCTCGACCCCAATAACATCGAGAATATCAGCGTGTTAAAGGGGCTGGCCGCTACCGTTACGTATGGCGATCAGGGCCGAAACGGGGTGATTCTGGTGACGACCAAAAACGGCAGCAAGAAGGCCCGGCCTACCGAAATCACGCTGACCCAGTCTGTCTTCGCCAACACGGCCAACCTGCCTACGTACCAGAACGACTATGTTGGGGGATTCCAGCAGAACCTGGGGTACTTCTTCAGCAACTTCGGCCCCACCCTCGCCGAAGCCGCCGCCTACCCGTCGCAGAATACCAACACGGCATTGACCAATCACCCGTATGCGTTTCTGACCAATGCGGCGCTGCGGTCGGCGATGGCCCCGTACGTGGCGTCGGTAAGTCCGTATAAAATGCAGGTCTTCCCCGACAACGTGAAGGACTTTTTCCGAACCGGGCTTATCTCCAACAGCTCGATCAATCTGTCGGGCGGCAGTGAGCGAGTTGGCTATAACCTCTCGGTGGGCTATAATAACGAACAGGGGTATATCCCCGAAAACGGCCTGAAACGCCTCAACATCGGGGCGGGCATCCGGGCGCAGTTGACCAAAAAGCTGAGCATCAGCACCTCATTCAACTACGCCAACACGGACCAGTATTCGCCGCCACTCAATGCAGGGCAGGGTAACAACTCGCTGGGCGGTTTCCCATCGGTGCTAGCCAACGTGTTGTTCACACCCCGGCAGGTCGATCTGATGAACTGGCCGTATGAAAACCCGGTCGACGGCGGCACGGTGTATTTCCGCTCCGGCAACGACATTCCGAACCCGCGCTGGATTCTGGCCAATTATAAAACGACGGGTGTGGTCAACCGCTTCTTTACCACGACCAACCTGACGTATGACATCGCCCGGGATCTGGTGCTGCTGTATAAGGTGGGCCTCGATACCTACACCGAAAACCAGGAGTATAAATTCAACAAGGGTGGGGTCGACTTCGTCAATGGGTTTTACAACACCTACGACATCAAGAACACGATCTGGGATAACAGCGTGATTCTGTCTTACACCAAACCCCTGGCCGACCGCTTCACGCTCTCGGGCCGGATCGGTGGTAACATGCGTAACGACCGGTCTGGTTCTATCTTCGTAACGAGCCAGAATCAGCTGGCCCGCAACCTGTTCCGCCACAGCAATTTCATCGACAACGTGGCGTCGAACGGCGAAGTCGAGCAGACGCGCATCGGGGTATTTGGCGAACTCACGGCCGACATCAACGATTACCTGTTTCTGAACCTGGCCGCCCGCAACGACTGGACCTCGACGGTAGAAATCGCCAACCGCCAGATCTTTTACCCCTCGGCCAGTGTCTCGTTTGTACCCACGTCGGCCATCAGCAGTCTACAGGGCAACAGCGTGCTCAGCTTCCTGAAAGTCCGGGCGGGCATCGGTACGTCGGCGGGCTTTCCCAACCCGTACAGCACGCGTAACGTCTTGAATCAGAGCGCCAGAGGCTGGCTCAACTCGTCGGGCGCTACCGTGCAGACCCACTCGGTCGACAACACCCTGGGCAACCCGAACCTGAAGCCCGAGTTACATACCGAGATCGAACTGGGCCTTGAAGGGCGCCTGTTCAATAACCGGCTTAGCTTCGACATCACGGGCTACCAGCGCACTACCCGCGACCTGATTACCCGCACCCCCCTCGACGCCTCGACGGGCTACACCGCCACGACGATTAACATCGGCAAAATCCGCAACGAGGGGATCGAAGTGAGCCTGTCGGGCACCGCCATCAAGCGCAATGGTTTCTCGTGGGACGTGACCGGCGTGTTCTCGCGCAACGTACCCAAGGTGCTTGATCTGGGTGGTACGCTTCAGGAAGTGCAGATCGCGGGCTTTGGGGGCACGCTGGGCAACTACGCCGTGGTTGGGCAGCCCTTTAACGTCATTAAAGGCACGGGTTTCCGGCGCAACGACCAGGGCCAATACCTCATCGACGGGCAGGGGTATCTGCTGGCTACGACCTCGCCGGTGGTACTGGGTAATCCCAACCCGGCGTTCACGTCGAGCCTGATCAACGAATTCCGCTACAAAAACTTCTCGCTTAACGTAATGATCGCGTACCGGCATGGCGGGGTTATGTACTCGTCGACGGCGGGTGCCCTGCTGGGTCGCGGTCTGGTCAACACGGCCAACGGCAATCTGGGTGGCAACGACCGGTCACAGACGATCGTCCTGCCCGGCGTGAAAAACTCCGACGGCACCCCCAACGACATTCAGGTTACGGCGTCGGACTTCTACTTTAACAACTACTACTTCTTCGGCGACGAGGGTCGCATGTTCGACGGGTCGACGATCCGGTTGCAGGAAGTATCGCTGTCGTATCAGCTGCCCAAAACGCTGCTGAGCAAGATGGCGATCAAGGGTGCCTCGCTCACCTTCTTCGGCAACAACCTCTGGTACCGGGCGCTGTATTTCCCCAAAGAACTCAACTTCGACACCGATAACCTCGGGCTGGGTGTAGGCACGGGCATCGGCTTCGAATTCCTGACGGGCCCCAGCGCCCGGCGTCTGGGCGGCACGCTAAAGATTACCTTCTAA
- a CDS encoding SusD/RagB family nutrient-binding outer membrane lipoprotein — translation MIKKLSALLLLLCVGAVSSCKLDLLDNPNAVTTNNTDINYLLNSIELSYRTHFNQMSDPGMRLTRMLNQGAAIYDNAVSPGNFDGAWETAYAGLMTDVKTLIPLAESSELFVHAGIARTLRASVLLNLVDGFGDVPYSQAIDAANFNPAVDPAQSIYEAALAELDKAIANFAATSKSGATSDLIYGGNADSWTRVANSLKLKAYLNRRLIDKAGATTAINALIAGNKLISTATQNFAFKFGSNLTNPDTRHPRYAGQYSPTGGGDYQSNSYMGTLYSSKGFQDPRMRYYFYRQTVKNPTDVNALRCITNSKPAHYTDADVFCLPTNVGYWGRDHLNNEGIPPDGLLRTAWGVYPAGGLYDNDAGVPVSLGAGAGGAGLHPILMRSFVDFMLAESALTLGTNGVAKDLLKSAIEKSMADVRAMALGTIESGKISTYEAANNVVWADQVTKYVTKVLADYDAAATTDAKLNIIATEYWLALYGNGIESYNLYRRTGKPSNQQPALDASPGSFPRSYYYPSTYIIRNANAKQKASLTVPVFWDNNAAGILK, via the coding sequence ATGATCAAGAAGTTAAGCGCCTTACTACTCCTGCTGTGTGTGGGTGCGGTCAGTTCCTGCAAGCTGGATTTGCTCGACAATCCGAATGCCGTAACGACCAACAACACCGACATCAATTACCTGCTCAACTCGATTGAGCTAAGCTACCGGACGCACTTCAACCAGATGAGCGATCCGGGGATGCGCCTGACGCGCATGCTGAACCAGGGAGCGGCCATTTATGACAACGCCGTGTCGCCCGGTAACTTCGACGGAGCCTGGGAAACCGCCTACGCCGGCCTGATGACCGACGTGAAGACGCTGATTCCGCTGGCTGAATCGAGCGAGTTGTTTGTGCACGCCGGTATTGCCCGTACGTTGCGGGCCTCGGTGCTGCTCAATCTGGTGGATGGGTTCGGCGACGTACCTTATTCGCAGGCCATCGACGCCGCCAATTTCAACCCGGCCGTCGACCCCGCGCAGAGCATTTATGAAGCGGCCCTCGCCGAACTCGACAAGGCCATTGCCAACTTCGCGGCTACGTCGAAATCGGGCGCGACCAGCGACCTGATCTACGGTGGCAACGCCGACAGCTGGACCCGGGTGGCCAATTCGCTCAAGCTGAAGGCGTACCTCAATCGGCGCCTGATCGATAAAGCCGGCGCTACCACGGCCATCAACGCCCTGATCGCCGGGAACAAACTGATCTCGACCGCCACTCAGAACTTTGCGTTCAAATTTGGCTCGAACCTGACCAACCCCGATACGCGCCACCCGCGCTATGCCGGCCAATACTCCCCCACCGGCGGCGGCGACTACCAGTCGAATTCCTACATGGGTACGTTGTATTCGTCGAAGGGCTTCCAGGACCCCCGCATGCGCTATTACTTTTACCGGCAAACGGTGAAAAACCCGACCGACGTGAACGCGTTGCGCTGCATCACCAACTCGAAACCCGCCCACTACACCGATGCCGACGTGTTCTGTCTGCCTACCAACGTGGGGTACTGGGGCCGCGATCACCTCAACAACGAGGGCATTCCACCCGATGGCCTGCTCCGCACGGCCTGGGGCGTTTATCCGGCGGGCGGCCTGTATGACAATGACGCAGGCGTGCCGGTTTCGCTGGGAGCCGGAGCCGGTGGCGCGGGCCTTCACCCCATCCTTATGCGCTCGTTTGTTGATTTCATGCTGGCCGAATCGGCCCTGACGCTGGGTACCAACGGCGTGGCCAAAGACCTGCTCAAGTCAGCGATTGAAAAGTCGATGGCCGACGTACGGGCGATGGCACTGGGGACGATCGAAAGCGGGAAGATCAGCACCTACGAAGCCGCCAACAACGTCGTGTGGGCCGATCAGGTGACCAAGTACGTGACGAAAGTCCTAGCCGATTACGACGCTGCCGCAACCACTGACGCCAAGCTGAACATTATTGCGACGGAATACTGGCTGGCGCTGTATGGCAACGGCATCGAGTCATACAACCTGTACCGCCGCACGGGCAAGCCGTCGAATCAGCAACCGGCGCTCGACGCGAGCCCCGGCTCGTTCCCCCGGTCCTACTACTACCCGTCGACCTACATCATCCGGAATGCCAATGCGAAGCAGAAAGCAAGCCTGACGGTGCCCGTCTTCTGGGACAATAACGCCGCCGGCATCCTCAAATAA